Proteins co-encoded in one Ooceraea biroi isolate clonal line C1 chromosome 9, Obir_v5.4, whole genome shotgun sequence genomic window:
- the LOC105275993 gene encoding MAP kinase-activating death domain protein isoform X1: protein MDIQKKFLCPRLVDYLAIVGARMPAASRQPVQVPELLRRYPVEDHKDFPLPLDMVYFCQPEGCSSVGPKRTALREATSFTFTLTDKDSGKTRYGICVNFYRPTERAGLAAGGGIAMKREKYNTTFRRESWRKSMERSTDSAFSSDYRSSAVGPSDSERDCPSSRRDSDTPQVPHAPRLDIIAPSGDSESGGSHSPSPRASRRRQRVRNYSLTSLCIISHHPFFTMFRECLFVLKKIIDACNESFSPQKVGASRQTNSTSRYRDTVWSVLTGQALGDTPSIVLHDVREIETWILRLLSSPVPVPTKTRVEIEIISPNLQPPLCFALPDHTRFTLVDFPLHLPLELLGVDICLKVLTLILLENKIVLQSRDYNALSMSVMAFVTMIYPLEYMFPAIPLLPTCMSCAEQLLLAPTPFVIGIPASFLLYKKNFNMPDDIWLVDLDSNKITAPSSLCDDSLPPLPEPEGTILKNHLKQAMQLMDQVGSSAMASMTGPPLPLQDTSPRLSFQAPSRRESTASHHSTLSVASTKHRPSIDHHAHIQHTPLNSPSMSSSSSPPRRSSVSQSIGGAGSVGPRTPGQSPAPFNPFIYGNDVDSVDIATRVAMVRFFNSQNLLANFTEHTRTLRLYPRPVVAFQINSFLRSRPRKSSFLNRFARTQAVEFLAEWSLTPSNVAFLRVQTGVFDPAQIGDKPRWYATNLEPIYFPVWDSGSSLANALKAMREHESQPTDESGSDSEGAESTSSSYSSLSDFVSEMASSDLSPGYSCPQVSQPQMSLSVDPKNVYNPPSSLQYPGVEEDSPVRPESPPSTSSSHSDLSSPSFNRDSELELNPKVHEGSQSTNDKEEGGSFESDSASTITPRTILSAQSSVGQFTGISMGSLGTQSSLNDTERPATPHRTSRISRYVTPVPPTGPGLQRQPSVGNVLARASSFNTVGPLLPRQISATADHHHEVTVQLQRQASAGATVTQKSSDDKTVQRQNSGGSTTATGNGVLRQGSQGSLFEQIASQAKDLVRETTRQSSQDGLLAHMDKLKHQAKEKITEAGEDSLFAPLEQLTLQTKKAMGEATKSVQEVSKTALEASKTAAGVSKNTLDDLTYVGKSTLGDLTKSAKEVAAKKGLLKSLGESQQSPVHSPSSPNVTQPRKESVSNQLVASDTRGGVGRDFFSNISSDLNGFAAQTSSMFSDLFGSKNSSSRGSSFFPQNQKSKEKSNPILGPFPKVAAKTGLVERSSLIKHSTHKVNQEDAQRMQNAERSSTNSDNQAFLNDVVTQVLSGEGVGWLKLNRLKKLMEDENYRDLVVTKLNKGLSRKISPDDHIDDVAISKPVYKGMLKCLQAVTHGLAHTYNNFGLGGMASVFQLMEIAHTHYWSKDLSGEGGFDSSLMSQASSPFGSRENLKSPQSPNQPEFTDTTQKTELPQVHLDTPQGPPTADTGQSTTDMFLDMFTKKGKFLSKLTSFDSESGRGGETGSSEALSTDGGSIITNPAFRQAHQASFRSTVSDSEVEQGNFPRQGKQRSGSVWSSKSSLSTGFRYHGGSLVPTTALPSPESARTYLFEGLLGKERSLLWDEMQFWEDAFLDAVSQERDMMGMDQGPGEMVERYKSLSESERRRLEHEEDRLLCTLLHNLTAILVMLKVDKNELKRKVRRLLGKSHIGLIYSQELNQLLDQINNLHGNDIDLKPLTSRQMHRQSFTVHSGVDAEGELRFLEVRHDGLVLRSVNGVIVERWWYERVVNMTYSPKNKVLCLWRRSGGDTELHKYYTKKCKDVYYCIKDAMEKAAARGRGTNVGYELGGEFPVQDMRTGEGGLLQVCMEGVGLLFANSKFLVPSIDIAPRLGKQDFEAISRVACRYISLTLLPLLLLLLAAATAVRSCLEAANMLRLRHDRMRCMFFVRLDHIRKCFTQKDGIFVLEEFNPKTRQVIQRKYKSQMASDICYAVICVFSYVAAGSEQRKQQQHPQQQSQQQPQQPQQPQQPQQPQQSQQQQQPQQQPQSQYTPHQQRQHSHQLQLQQQQLQQQQQSRYPNVTSQTYRNPQPNKDPHPRQH from the exons gTCCCGGAGTTATTACGCAGATATCCTGTGGAGGATCACAAGGACTTTCCTCTGCCTCTGGACATGGTGTACTTCTGCCAACCAGAAGGTTGCAGCAGCGTGGGACCAAAACGCACGGCCTTGCGAGAGGCGACATCGTTCACTTTCACCCTCACCGACAAAGATTCAG GAAAAACGCGTTACGGGATCTGCGTGAATTTTTATCGACCTACGGAAAGAGCGGGGCTTGCGGCTGGCGGGGGAATTGcgatgaagagagagaagtacAACACCACGTTTCGAAGGGAAAGCTGGAGGAAGAGCATGGAAAGAAGCACGGACTCCGCTTTTTCTAG CGACTATAGGAGCAGTGCAGTAGGTCCTAGTGATTCTGAAAGAGATTGCCCCAGCAGTAGAAGAGACTCGGACACCCCGCAGGTTCCCCATGCTCCAAGACTGGACATTATTGCACCGAGTGGAGACAGCGAGAGCGGCGGCAGTCATTCCCCATCGCCACGTGCTTCTCGAAGACGTCAA AGAGTTCGCAATTATTCTTTGACTTCGCTGTGCATCATATCGCATCATCCGTTTTTCACGATGTTTCGGGAGTGTCTTTTCGTTCTGAAGAAAATCATTGACGCGTGCAATGAAAGTTTCTCGCCGCAAAAAGTGGGAGCTTCCCGGCAAACGAACAG CACCTCTCGTTACAGAGATACAGTGTGGAGCGTTTTGACGGGCCAAGCTCTGGGAGACACGCCGTCTATCGTGCTTCATGACGTTCGTGAAATCGAAACGTGGATATTGCGTTTGCTGAGCAGCCCCGTGCCCGTCCCAACAAAAACGCGcgttgaaattgaaataatatcgcCAAACCTGCAACCCCCACTGTGTTTCGCTCTGCCGGACCATACGAGGTTCACCCTGGTCGATTTTCCTCTGCATCTTCCGTTGGAGCTACTAGGCGTCGATATATGTCTGAAAGTCCTCACGCTGATCCTCTTGGAGAATAAG ATCGTGCTTCAATCCCGCGACTACAATGCCCTGTCGATGTCCGTTATGGCATTCGTTACAATGATCTATCCATTGGAGTACATGTTTCCCGCGATACCTTTGCTACCCACGTGCATGAGTTGTGCCGAGCAGTTACTGCTTGCGCCGACGCCCTTCGTGATCGGAATACCCGCATCCTTTTTGCTATACAAGAAGAACTTCAATATGCCTGACGATATCTGGCTGGTGGACTTGGACAGCAATAAAATAACGGCGCCAAGTTCATTATGTGACGATAGTCTGCCACCGCTACCAGAACCAGAAGGCACTATCTTGAAGAATCATCTGAAGCAG GCAATGCAACTGATGGATCAAGTTGGCTCTAgt gcAATGGCAAGCATGACGGGTCCTCCATTACCATTACAAGACACCTCACCGCGCCTTTCCTTTCAAGCACCGAGTAGGAGAGAAAGCACGGCGTCGCATCATTCCACTTTAAG TGTAGCTTCAACGAAGCACAGACCGAGTATCGATCATCACGCACACATTCAACACACTCCGTTGAACTCGCCGAGCATGAGCTCGTCGTCGAGTCCGCCGCGTCGGTCATCGGTGTCTCAGTCGATCGGGGGAGCTGGATCAGTAGGACCTAGGACGCCCGGCCAGAGTCCGGCGCCCTTCAACCCTTTCATCTATGGGAATGATGTGGATTCCGTGGACATCGCTACACGGGTGGCCATGGTGCGGTTCTTCAACTCGCAGAATTTGCTAGCCAATTTCACCGAGCACACGCGCACCCTGCGGCTGTATCCCCGGCCAGTGGTGGCTTTCCAAATCAACTCATTCCTTCGTTCGCGGCCCAGAAAGAGCAGTTTCTTGAACAGATTCGCGCGTACTCAGGCGGTCGAGTTTTTGGCCGAATGGTCGCTCACGCCGAGTAACGTGGCCTTCCTCCGGGTGCAGACGGGTGTGTTCGACCCCGCGCAAATCGGCGATAAGCCACGATGGTACGCGACCAATCTCGAACCGATCTACTTCCCTGTATGGGACTCCGGCAGTTCGCTGGCAAATGCTCTGAAGGCGATGAGAGAGCATGAAAGTCAACCCACCGACGAGAGCGGCTCCGACTCCGAAGGTGCCGAGAGTACAAGTTCCTCTTATTCCTCTCTGAGCGATTTTGTTTCTGAGATGGCATCGTCGGATCTGTCACCGG GTTACAGCTGTCCACAAGTGAGCCAACCCCAAATGTCGCTTTCGGTGGATCCGAAGAATGTCTACAATCCTCCGAGTTCCTTACAATATCCAGGAGTGGAGGAGGATTCACCAGTACGACCCGAGAGCCCACCGAGTACTTCTTCTAGTCACAGTGATCTGAGTAGTCCGAGCTTTAACAGGGACTCCGAGCTCGAATTAAATCCAAAAGTTCACGAGGGTTCGCAATCTACTAAT GATAAAGAGGAGGGTGGTAGCTTTGAGTCAGACTCCGCGTCGACAATAACACCGCGCACAATCCTGAGCGCACAAAGTTCGGTAGGACAATTCACAGGGATAAGCATGGGATCTTTAGGCACTCAATCTTCGCTCAACGACACTGAACGTCCTGCCACTCCTCACAGGACTTCGCGTATCAGTAGATATGTCACTCCT GTTCCACCCACTGGACCAGGTCTACAACGTCAGCCAAGTGTCGGCAACGTCTTGGCTAGAGCCTCCAGCTTCAACACCGTCGGACCTCTTTTGCCGCGACAGATAAGCGCTACCGCCGATCATCATCACGAAGTAACGGTGCAGCTTCAGCGCCAGGCATCGGCGGGAGCAACGGTCACGCAGAAATCAAGCGACGACAAAACGGTGCAACGACAAAACAGCGGCGGTAGTACCACTGCCACCGGAAATGGTGTTCTGCGACAGGGCTCGCAAGGCTCGCTGTTCGAGCAGATCGCCAGCCAGGCAAAGGACTTGGTGCGCGAAACAACTAGGCAGAGCAGTCAAGACGGGTTGCTCGCACACATGGACAAG CTTAAGCATCAGGCGAAAGAGAAGATTACAGAGGCAGGCGAAGACAGCTTATTTGCGCCGCTAGAGCAA ttGACGCTGCAAACTAAGAAAGCGATGGGCGAAGCCACCAAGTCCGTGCAGGAGGTGTCGAAGACAGCGTTGGAGGCGAGCAAGACTGCAGCGGGCGTCAGCAAGAATACATTGGACGATCTGACGTATGTGGGCAAGAGCACATTAGGTGACCTGACGAAAAGTGCGAAGGAAGTCGCCGCGAAGAAAGGCTTACTCAAG AGTCTCGGAGAGTCGCAACAATCGCCAGTACACTCTCCATCGTCTCCCAATGTAACACAGCCGCGAAAAGAGTCGGTCAGTAATCAACTGGTCGCATCGGACACGCGGGGCGGCGTCGGCCGGGATTTCTTCAGCAATATTAGTAGTGATTTAAACGGTTTCGCTGCGCAGACTAGCAGTATGTTCAGTGATTTATTCG GTAGTAAAAATAGTTCTAGTCGAGGCAGTAGCTTCTTCCCGCAAAATCAGAAGTCGAAAGAGAAGAGCAATCCGATCCTTGGACCATTTCCTAAAG ttGCAGCGAAAACGGGATTGGTAGAGCGTTCCTCGTTGATAAAACATTCTACGCATAAAGTTAATCAGGAAGATGCGCAGAGAATGCAAAACGCGGAACGTTCTAGCACAAATAGTGACAATCAAGCCTTTTTGAACGAT GTTGTAACGCAAGTCTTGTCCGGGGAAGGTGTTGGTTGGCTCAAATTGAACAGATTGAAGAAGCTGATGGAAGACGAAAACTATCGGGATCTGGTCGTGACGAAACTGAATAAAGGTCTCAGTAGGAAGATCAGTCCGGATGATCACATTGACGATGTG GCCATATCGAAACCCGTATACAAGGGAATGCTAAAGTGCCTTCAAGCAGTGACGCATGGTCTCGcgcatacatataataattttggaCTAGGCGGAATGGCTTCTGTCTTCCAACTGATGGAAATCGCTCACACGCACTATTGGAGCAAAGATCTATCCGGGGAGGGTGGTTTCGACAGTTCTTTGATGTCACAG GCGTCCAGCCCATTCGGTAGTAGGGAAAACTTAAAATCTCCGCAATCTCCGAATCAGCCTGAGTTCACGGATACCACGCAAAAAACAG AACTGCCGCAAGTGCATTTGGACACGCCGCAAGGACCACCGACAGCAGACACGGGTCAATCGACAACGGACATGTTTCTGGATATGTTCACGAAGAAAGGGAAATTTCTAAGCAAGCTCACTTCATTTGACTCCGAG AGTGGGCGGGGTGGTGAAACGGGAAGCAGCGAAGCTTTATCCACAGACGGAGGTAGCATTATCACTAATCCTGCTTTTCGGCAAGCGCACCAAGCTTCCTTCCGAAGCACTGTGTCTGATAGCGAGGTCGAGCAAGGCAAT TTTCCCCGGCAAGGCAAGCAACGTTCCGGGAGCGTCTGGTCTAGCAAATCATCTCTGAGTACCGGATTCCGATACCACGGCGGAAGTTTAGTACCCACTACAGCGTTACCGAGTCCGGAATCCGCGAGAACATATCTTTTCGAAG GTCTATTAGGAAAGGAGAGGTCGCTCCTCTGGGACGAAATGCAATTCTGGGAGGATGCATTCTTGGATGCCGTTTCACAAGAACGTGATATGATGGGTATGGATCAAGGCCCCGGGGAAATGGTAGAAAG ATACAAGAGTTTAAGCGAAAGCGAAAGGCGGCGATTGGAGCACGAGGAAGATAGACTACTATGCACTCTCCTGCACAATCTCACTGCTATCCTGGTGATGTTAAAAGTCGACAAGAACGAACTGAAGCGAAAGGTGCGCAGGTTGCTGGGCAAGAGTCACATCGGCCTCATCTACAGTCAAGAATTGAATCAACTTCTCGACCAAATAAATAATCTC CATGGAAACGACATTGATTTGAAGCCTTTGACGTCACGACAAATGCACCGACAGTCGTTTACTGTGCATTCGGGGGTCGACGCCGAGGGTGAGCTGCGGTTCCTCGAGGTTCGCCACGACGGTCTCGTGCTGAGATCGGTAAATGGTGTAATAGTTGAACGCTGGTGGTATGAACGCGTTGTTAATATGACATATAGTCCGAAAAACAAGGTTCTATGCTTATGGAGGAGGAGCGGCGGCGATACCGAACTTCATAAATATTACACTAAGAAG TGTAAGGATGTGTACTACTGCATAAAAGACGCTATGGAGAAGGCAGCGGCTCGCGGGCGGGGCACGAACGTGGGCTACGAGCTCGGCGGCGAGTTCCCCGTGCAAGACATGCGAACGGGCGAGGGTGGGCTCCTGCAGGTTTGCATGGAAGGCGTCGGTCTCCTCTTCGCAAACAGCAAG ttTCTTGTCCCGTCCATCGACATTGCCCCGCGGCTGGGCAAACAGGATTTCGAG GCCATCTCCAGAGTTGCCTGCCGCTATATATCGCTGACGTTGCTGccgctactgctgctgctgcttgcTGCCGCTACTGCCGTTAGGTCTTGCTTAGAAGCTGCAAATATGCTGAGATTGCGACATGATAGAATGAGATGCATG TTTTTTGTAAGACTCGATCATATCCGCAAGTGCTTTACTCAAAAGGATGGAATCTTTGTTTTGGAAGAATTCA ATCCTAAAACTAGACAAGTAATTCAACGTAAATATAAGTCACAAATG GCATCTGATATCTGCTACGCTGTCATCTGTGTGTTCTCTTACGTGGCTGCCGGATCGGAGCAACGAAAACAGCAACAGCATCCGCAACAGCAATCACAGCAACAGCCACAACAGCCACAACAGCCACAACAGCCACAACAGCCACAACAGtcacaacagcaacaacagccGCAACAGCAGCCGCAATCGCAGTATACGCCGCATCAACAACGTCAGCACTCACACCAGCTTCAGCTTCAACAGCAACAgttgcagcagcaacagcaatcTCGGTATCCCAATGTAACGTCGCAGACGTACAGAAACCCACAACCCAACAAGGATCCTCATCCTCGTCAACACTGA